actctattactagctgggctgaaatgcagtgtgagttcttacataagttctttcctcttcagagaactcagtacctataggagcagatcagtcagttcatgcaaaaagatggcgagacattccaggcatgttgggagagattcaaggacctgatgaacatatgcccgcaccatggtttcgaatgGTGGAGGTTAGTAaactatttttttactgctttaacccctgtgtgcaaacaatttgtccagtctatgtgcaatgggatgttcttccgtaaggaaccagacgagggcttatcatttttagactatctcgctgagagtgcccaacagtggaacgcacgacctgaacgggtgtcaatagctgcccaacctatccgagcaattAGTGGTgggggcagatatgaggtcaaagaggacactagcttacaggctcttgtagctgcgttatctaaGAAATTGGAAGTCGTGCAAtccgaaaagtcgaaagctgagatttgcacaATTTGTGAGACTTtagaccacagacctcaggattgtcaattcttacctgtgttgcaagagagcagatcagatcaggtgtcatcggcaaattgggtcaacaagacgcagaatcagccgctctcaaacacttacaacccggggtggcggaatcatccaaaccttcaatggagaaatgatcagcctagtccatcatcttcacggtatcagcaggcacctcaatcatatgcaccgcctccacaaccgacatacaatccagtcgtagCTCCTCAACCACAGTATCAACCGCAACAGTTTTCCCAGAGCTACGCACCCCCAGGATTCCAACCAGCGTTAGTCCACATTCCAATAAAGAAAGCTTCTAATGATAGTAtagcgcaggtggcaaccatgctccagcaattcatgcaaatgcaagttacgaccaatggagaatTGAAAGATGCCataagcaagatgagtacactgcttaataccctagaaaaaggaaaattccctgcacagcctcagcctaatccccaggtatacagACAGCAacaacagtcagtgcacaatgtttcaggggatgcgtatgagtcagcaaaagcagttattactttgcgaagtggaaaagaagtttcccgtcCTGAATTACCAACTGATCAACAGCCAGCCGCGCCGACACTTGAGGTAGTagatgagacagataaaggaaagaaaaaatcagaTGAGGCTAGCTCAAGTTCTACAACGCCCGATAATAAGAAAGATGAGCCAATTAAGGAATACCAGCCGGTGGTCccataccctcagcgtttgacgtctggacaaaagaacaagtatcatacggagattcaagagatattcaagctgGTAAAAATCAACATCCCACTCTTGGATGCCATACAgcaaatccctgcatatgcaaaattcctGAAAGACTTCTGCACcataaaaaggaaactgaacgtgaagaaaaaggctttcttaactgagcaagtcagtgcattgattcttagtcagactccacagaaacttagagaccctATGTCTCCCACGATTTCGATCTtgattggtgaatctcgcatcgggagagctttacttgacttggggagtagtgtgaatctacTCCCATTCTCGATATATAaacagctgggtttaggtgaattgaagaagACCAATATGATGCTACAGTTAGCAGACAGATCCGTAAAAGCTCCACAAGGCATCattgaggatgtattgattcAGGTCGACAAATTCTACTACCCAGTGGATTTTGTTGTTCTAGAAATGCAGCAGCCTGTGTCCACCATCTATCAGACTCCTGTTATCCTTGGCCGACCATTCCTTGCAACTTCTAACGCTTTAATCAACTGTCGAAGTGGAGTACTCAAGCTTACGTTCGGGAACATGACACAGGAAATGAACTTATTTAATAAAATGCCGACTGGGCGTGAGGAATCAGAGGTACACGCAGTAGACATGGTGGATGACTTGGATGCATTGGAGTTGTTTTCAGCAGTTGGTCTGGAtggtatatgtgaaagtgaagcTCCTGGACAACTTGAGGTAATTGATGAGCTGTCCACAGGGATAGATGAAATACCGATCCATGATGAGCAATGGAGACCGCTGGAATTGACTATGTTAAACATCACCTATCCACTCACCGACATGTCATACGACCCTcaagttgatgatattgtgaactactttgCTACCAATCGAACATTACTACAAGACAAGCGACAGTTCTTTTCAGAAGTCAAGATTATATTTGAGAAGATGGGTTCTCCTAACCACAAAGCATGGCTCGAGGAATTGGATGATGCACGCTGGGCTTACCAAGCTGCAATCAAGAGAATTTCAAGAATGACTCCATACAGGTTGATTTACGGTAAGTCATGTGATGTACCTGTCAAAATTCAACATtatatattttggatcataaaatagattaactttttacttgataatgccataggGTTGAGAAAATTGCAGGTGCATGCGCCCACAAAATCTAAAAGGAAAGCCAATGACAAGGACTACTTAGAGAAGAGGCAGATGAAGGTGCTGCATAAATTCAAGGAAAAACAACCCTTCCTAAGTCAGCAAGAATCTCTCTGCAACTCTAAATACTGTCTGATTCCGTGGAAGCTGAGACCCCGCTGTGGCTCGTATATCGTTGAACATGCTTGTTCCCATAGCATAGTAGAACTAGTGGATCCAATGAATGATAATAATGTCAAAGTCAAGGAGCAGCAGCTCAAGCCTCCCATGATTCCATTCGATCCTAATAAGGCGGTCTTGTTTTTGCAAGACCCTAGGAGAGTTTACCTTTCTATGTTACTGctttctttatcattttttttttcctttctcttgttgttttatttattttatttgtgtctttcctttttccttcctGTTGCATTAGTCGGTAGTAATTTCCCATTAGTTGTTcaccgtgcacaattttatttcccctacgcttttacattgaggacaatgttccattttagttgggggggggtgagcattcgcatgtgacactgtgcacgtacacgtatcggatttcatatttcaaaaaaataaaaaataaataaaataaagcaaaataacaaaaattaaaattaaaattaaaaaaataaaaataaaaaagaacgagagaaagaaggagaagcattgaggaattacattgcactatgctatgcttaacattgcgtatacctttcacatactcgcgtataacttaagaataacacacttgagtcaatcatgcgtagtttctctttatatgattttatgactccatgaagaatcgattggtagtacattcatgttaatttggttatataatttcttgtatttacaccacatctcacgaggctgaataaacacattcacgtgattcattacactgagggtttcctgtgagcactgagaaagcacccgtggcaactatgacaccttgtgagatatccttgagctatttatcgtccttttgagcattaatatcaaatcagagttcatggaactc
This region of Malania oleifera isolate guangnan ecotype guangnan chromosome 10, ASM2987363v1, whole genome shotgun sequence genomic DNA includes:
- the LOC131166719 gene encoding uncharacterized protein LOC131166719; the encoded protein is MMLQLADRSVKAPQGIIEDVLIQVDKFYYPVDFVVLEMQQPVSTIYQTPVILGRPFLATSNALINCRSGVLKLTFGNMTQEMNLFNKMPTGREESEVHAVDMVDDLDALELFSAVGLDGICESEAPGQLEVIDELSTGIDEIPIHDEQWRPLELTMLNITYPLTDMSYDPQVDDIVNYFATNRTLLQDKRQFFSEVKIIFEKMGSPNHKAWLEELDDARWAYQAAIKRISRMTPYRLIYGLRKLQVHAPTKSKRKANDKDYLEKRQMKFSSATPTPAASSVL